The genomic region CCGATGCTCGCCGAACCGGGTCAGAACGCCGCCAACGTGGCGGCCAAGGTCGCCGACATGGGCGGCATGTCGCTCGGCCCGGCGACCATGTTCACCGGCATCGCGATCTCGATGTTCTGCCCGGCGATGGTCAGCTCGATCGCCAACGGTCAGTCCCCGATCCCGCTGCCGATCCTGCAGAACCTCATCGGGATTTAGCCGCCGGGCGCGCCGGTGCCAGCTGCGGACG from Mycolicibacterium phlei harbors:
- a CDS encoding DUF732 domain-containing protein; protein product: MLSKPVTTLALTTGLLAAAAVVAAPAQADPVEDAFLNAVAEAGVVMGDPNRAVAVGHEVCPMLAEPGQNAANVAAKVADMGGMSLGPATMFTGIAISMFCPAMVSSIANGQSPIPLPILQNLIGI